One genomic segment of Arachis duranensis cultivar V14167 chromosome 4, aradu.V14167.gnm2.J7QH, whole genome shotgun sequence includes these proteins:
- the LOC107485594 gene encoding ATP-dependent Clp protease proteolytic subunit 3, chloroplastic: protein MEACAAATYGAASTCTPLNFTFSHGRTKTLLHSQIPIPSKKGPGKSFSIVSASRRTLSSNWLVSDDDFSASTTSPWLPRLEELDTTNMLLRQRIIFLGSQVDDMTADFIISQLLFLDADDPKKDIKLFINSPGGSVTAGMGIYDAMKLCKADVSTVCVGLAASMGAFILASGTKGKRYCMPNSRVMIHQPLGTAGGKATDMSIRIREMAYHKIKINKILSKITGKSVDQIDLDTDRDNFMNPWEAKEYGLVDEVIDDGKPGLVAPIADSSPPPRTRVWELWKIEGSRKAKKNLPSEHKFLEEAYKKVQGGDDDKGTEQENEAPAAV from the exons ATGGAAGCATGTGCAGCAGCAACTTATGGTGCGGCCTCAACGTGCACCCCACTTAACTTCACCTTCAGCCATGGAAGAACCAAAACCCTCTTACACTCCCAAATTCCCATTCCCTCCAAGAAAGGACCGGGAAAATCCTTCTCCATTGTTAGCGCCTCAAGACGAACCTTGTCTTCCAACTGGCTTGTCTCCGATGATGACTTCTCTGCTTCTACGACTTCTCCATGGCTTCCCAGACTCGAAGAACTTGACACTACCAATATGCTTCTCCGCCAAAGGATTATCTTTTTGGGTTCTCAG GTGGATGATATGACTGCTGATTTCATCATTAGTCAGCTCCTCTTTTTGGATGCTGATGACCCAAAAAAAGACATAAAGTTGTTTATAAATTCACCTGGTGGTTCTGTCACTGCTG GAATGGGTATTTACGATGCCATGAAGTTATGCAAAGCAGATGTGTCAACAGTTTGTGTAGGGCTTGCGGCATCAATGGGTGCATTTATCCTTGCGTCTGGTACTAAAGGGAAGCGCTATTGTATGCCAAATTCAAGAGTTATGATCCATCAGCCACTTGGAACTGCTGGTGGAAAA GCTACTGACATGAGCATTCGGATAAGAGAAATGGCATATCACAAGATTAAGATAAACAAGATACTATCAAAGATTACTGGGAAGTCTGTAGATCAG ATAGACTTGGACACTGATCGCGATAATTTTATGAATCCTTGGGAAGCTAAGGAATATGGTTTAGTTGACGAAGTTATAGATGACGGAAAGCCCGGGCTAGTTGCACCGATTGCAGACTCGTCACCACCACCAAGAACTCGGGTGTGGGAGCTATGGAAGATTGAAGGAAGCCGAAAAGCGAAGAAGAATTTGCCATCAGAGCATAAGTTTTTAGAGGAAGCATACAAAAAAGTTCAGGGAGGTGATGATGACAAAGGCACTGAACAGGAAAACGAAGCACCTGCTGCTGTATGA
- the LOC107485595 gene encoding uncharacterized protein LOC107485595: protein MAGIRLQPEDSDASQQQARAVAADLVSDDDRSVAADSWSIKSEYGSTLDDDQRHADAAEALNNANLPPPSDYSSDKDEPDADAVSSMLGFQSYWDAAYAGELTNFREHGHAGEVWFGADVMEVVASWTKDLCVDISQGRIPNHVDDVKAEASELGNKVLSSWSVLDIGTGNGLLLQELAKQGFSDLTGTDYSEGAISLAQSVANRDGFSDIKFLVDDVLATKLEQEFQLVMDKGTLDAIGLHPDGPVKRMMYWDSVAKLVAPGGVLVITSCNSTKDELIQEVESFNRRKIAAAQEVEGAKDDESCRDPVFQYLSHVRTYPTFMFGGSVGSRVATVAFLRK from the exons atgGCCGGAATCCGTTTGCAGCCAGAGGACTCCGACGCCTCACAGCAACAAGCTCGAGCGGTGGCCGCTGATCTGGTCTCCGACGACGACCGCTCCGTCGCCGCCGACTCCTGGTCTATCAAGAGCGAGTACGGTAGCACACTCGACGACGACCAGCGCCACGCCGACGCCGCCGAAGCTCTCAACAACGCCAACCTCCCCCCTCCCTCCGACTACAG TTCTGACAAGGATGAGCCTGATGCTGATGCAGTTTCTTCCATGCTGGGTTTTCAGAGCTATTGGGATGCTGCCTATGCAGGCGAGCTTACAAATTTTCGTGAACATGGCCATGCTGGTGAAGTTTG GTTTGGGGCTGATGTGATGGAAGTAGTTGCATCTTGGACAAAAGACTTGTGCGTTGACATCTCTCAAGGCCGCATACCAAATCATGTTGATGATGTCAAAGCTGAAGCTAGTGAATTAGGAAATAAAGTTTTGTCTAGTTGGAGTGTACTTGACATTGGGACAGGCAATGGTTTGCTTCTCCAAGAATTAGCTAAACAAGG GTTCTCTGATTTGACTGGTACGGATTATAGTGAAGGGGCTATCAGCCTTGCTCAAAGCGTTGCTAATCGTGATGGATTTTCTGACATCAAATTTTTG gTCGATGATGTCCTGGCGACAAAGTTGGAACAAGAGTTTCAACTTGTCATGGATAAGGGGACGCTAGATGCTATTGGATTGCATCCTGATGGTCCTGTCAAGAG AATGATGTATTGGGATTCTGTTGCGAAGTTAGTTGCACCTGGTGGAGTACTT GTGATTACATCGTGCAACAGCACAAAGGATGAGCTGATACAAGAAGTGGAAAGTTTCAACAGACGAAAAATCGCTGCTGCTCAGGAAGTAGAGGGAGCCAAGGACGACGAATCATGCAGAGATCCTGTATTTCAATACTTAAGTCATGTCCGCACATATCCGACATTCATGTTTGGTGGATCTGTGGGCTCGCGCGTGGCGACTGTGGCATTTCTTCGGAAATGA